Proteins encoded within one genomic window of bacterium:
- the yqeK gene encoding bis(5'-nucleosyl)-tetraphosphatase (symmetrical) YqeK, giving the protein MNDLLIAMDNIKKKLRRMLNDQIYAHSLSTCETALDLAKRFGASEKKVELAALLHDCAKSMSYNELVYNVQKYKIPVDKLELRTESLLHAPVGSKLTSVLFGITAPQILSAIRYHTTAAPKMSDVAKIIYVADFIELARGHKGVVDARKAAEKDIDRAMLFILRKKIPYLVKKKVLIHPRSVKALNWFLGKEKKK; this is encoded by the coding sequence GTGAATGATTTATTAATAGCTATGGACAATATTAAGAAGAAACTCAGAAGAATGCTTAATGACCAAATATATGCTCATTCTCTTTCAACATGTGAAACCGCACTAGACTTGGCAAAAAGATTTGGTGCTTCAGAGAAGAAGGTCGAGCTTGCAGCTCTTCTTCATGATTGCGCAAAATCAATGTCATATAATGAACTGGTGTATAATGTTCAAAAATATAAAATTCCTGTTGATAAACTTGAATTAAGGACAGAGTCCCTGCTTCATGCTCCAGTTGGCAGTAAGCTCACCAGTGTTCTTTTTGGAATAACAGCCCCTCAAATATTAAGCGCAATAAGATATCATACAACAGCAGCTCCTAAGATGTCCGATGTCGCAAAAATTATATATGTAGCAGATTTCATAGAATTAGCCAGAGGTCATAAAGGAGTAGTAGATGCAAGAAAAGCAGCAGAGAAAGATATAGATAGAGCAATGCTTTTTATTCTAAGAAAGAAGATTCCATATTTAGTAAAGAAAAAGGTGCTAATTCATCCAAGGTCAGTTAAAGCATTAAACTGGTTTCTGGGAAAAGAGAAAAAGAAGTGA
- a CDS encoding glycosyltransferase family 39 protein, translated as MKKAYIYIGLCIFLLTFISSVLTVVDYGITWDEPIYISYILHQIDWLISPHPFLESTIEKFWQFEPHPPLVKYVMSGGLLLLHKSIGILYACRIPMCLLFSLLITAVYFFSLRYYNIHTALFSSLSLFLMPRVFAHGHFAVYDVPIALAWFIVTWAFIKGTNSLKWSIFVGLLCGLALLTKENAVFLIIPLLLWGQIYRRKFYARNIFFIFLLSPIVLIALWPRLWYDPFSNIIKFYMYHVKHNPVNVFYLGKTYGTQLAPWHYPVLLLLTTVPSATLLLSIYGIHAYIKKHLKDEILGIVIINILFLLILMSLPIAKKYDGIRLFMPIFPFLAVLAGVGFSELYKRISTFTKTYKFLANGLYLLLLPALISLACMHPYQTSYYNMFIGGIRGAHKLGMETTYWGDCITGKTIKFINNNTPKNGRIIFCPVGSFVPRYYKETGLLRKDIEIADINDEDFDYLILLSRQGMFNDKLWEIYKHGKPIYEVSYQGVPFLKIYKRDVLLPKSF; from the coding sequence ATGAAAAAAGCTTATATATACATAGGTCTTTGCATCTTTCTTCTTACCTTCATCTCAAGTGTGCTTACTGTTGTGGATTATGGTATAACCTGGGATGAACCAATCTATATTTCCTACATTCTTCATCAGATTGATTGGCTAATTTCTCCACATCCTTTCTTGGAAAGCACAATAGAAAAATTCTGGCAATTTGAACCACATCCACCTCTTGTAAAATATGTTATGAGTGGAGGTTTATTATTGCTGCATAAATCCATTGGCATTCTATACGCTTGTAGGATACCTATGTGCCTATTATTCTCTCTTCTTATAACCGCTGTTTATTTCTTTAGTTTAAGATACTACAATATTCATACTGCTCTTTTTTCCTCTTTATCATTATTCTTAATGCCACGTGTTTTTGCGCATGGACATTTTGCAGTATATGATGTCCCTATTGCTCTAGCCTGGTTTATTGTGACCTGGGCATTTATCAAGGGAACTAATTCCCTGAAATGGAGTATATTTGTCGGTCTACTATGTGGACTTGCTTTATTAACAAAGGAGAACGCAGTATTTTTAATAATCCCTCTTTTATTGTGGGGACAAATATATAGAAGAAAATTTTATGCGAGGAATATATTCTTTATCTTTCTTCTTTCCCCTATAGTACTTATAGCACTCTGGCCAAGACTATGGTACGACCCTTTTTCTAATATTATTAAGTTTTATATGTATCATGTTAAACATAATCCTGTTAATGTTTTTTATCTTGGAAAAACCTATGGTACACAACTTGCTCCCTGGCACTATCCAGTCCTCCTTTTGCTAACAACCGTTCCCTCTGCAACGCTCTTATTATCAATCTACGGAATCCACGCATATATCAAAAAACATCTTAAAGATGAAATTTTAGGCATTGTCATTATAAATATTCTATTTTTATTAATACTAATGTCATTACCAATAGCCAAAAAATATGACGGCATAAGACTTTTTATGCCTATATTCCCTTTTTTAGCTGTGCTTGCAGGCGTAGGATTCTCTGAACTATATAAGAGAATAAGCACATTTACTAAAACATATAAATTCTTAGCAAATGGACTTTACTTATTATTGCTTCCTGCACTAATAAGTCTGGCATGCATGCATCCATATCAAACATCCTATTACAACATGTTTATTGGTGGAATCAGAGGAGCACATAAACTGGGAATGGAAACTACTTACTGGGGAGACTGCATTACAGGGAAAACCATAAAATTTATAAATAATAATACTCCGAAAAATGGACGCATTATATTTTGTCCGGTTGGCAGTTTTGTACCAAGATACTATAAAGAAACAGGTCTGTTGAGAAAAGACATAGAAATAGCTGACATCAATGATGAGGATTTTGATTATCTGATTCTTTTGTCAAGACAGGGAATGTTTAATGACAAACTATGGGAAATATATAAACATGGGAAGCCGATATATGAAGTGTCTTATCAAGGAGTACCATTCTTAAAGATATACAAAAGAGATGTTCTTTTGCCCAAATCCTTTTGA
- the pta gene encoding phosphate acetyltransferase → MNLIEEIRNKAKFDRKRIVLPESQDLRVIQAASILEKEKIADPILLGKRENIIKAAKHAGINIENVKVIDPEQKVTDEDIELFYNMRKHKGISKEDACTLIKQPLLYAALMVRKGMADGSVAGAVNTTANTLRAAIWLIGPANGIKVVSSCFVMIVPDCVYGEHGVFIYADAGIVPNPTSEELASIAIASAKTARMFIKSEPRVAMLSFSTKGSASHSLIDKVIKATELAKKMCPDLQIDGELQADAAIVPEVAKIKAPQSNVAGKANVLVFPNLETGNISYKLTQRLAKAEAIGLILQGLRKPANDLSRGCSTNDIVNMSAITAIQAHSA, encoded by the coding sequence ATGAATTTAATAGAAGAAATCAGAAATAAAGCAAAGTTTGACAGGAAAAGAATAGTCTTGCCTGAGTCACAGGATTTAAGAGTAATACAAGCTGCATCCATACTGGAAAAAGAGAAGATTGCTGACCCTATCCTATTAGGAAAAAGAGAGAATATAATTAAGGCAGCAAAACATGCCGGTATAAATATAGAAAACGTGAAAGTAATTGACCCAGAACAAAAAGTAACAGATGAAGATATTGAATTGTTTTATAATATGAGGAAACATAAAGGCATAAGTAAGGAAGATGCCTGTACACTAATTAAGCAGCCTCTATTATACGCTGCTTTGATGGTGAGAAAAGGCATGGCTGATGGTTCAGTAGCAGGAGCAGTAAATACTACTGCAAATACACTGCGCGCTGCAATATGGCTAATAGGCCCTGCAAATGGTATAAAAGTAGTCTCAAGCTGCTTTGTTATGATTGTTCCGGACTGCGTTTATGGGGAGCATGGTGTTTTTATATACGCTGATGCAGGTATCGTGCCAAATCCAACATCTGAAGAGCTTGCTAGTATTGCCATAGCATCCGCAAAAACAGCCCGTATGTTCATAAAATCTGAGCCAAGGGTTGCTATGCTCTCATTCTCAACAAAGGGAAGCGCATCTCATAGTCTTATTGATAAAGTAATAAAAGCTACTGAGCTTGCAAAAAAAATGTGTCCTGATTTACAAATTGACGGAGAGCTACAAGCAGATGCTGCTATTGTTCCAGAAGTTGCAAAAATAAAGGCTCCCCAAAGTAATGTTGCAGGAAAAGCTAATGTATTAGTATTCCCAAATTTAGAAACAGGAAATATATCGTATAAACTTACTCAGCGCTTGGCAAAAGCAGAAGCAATCGGCCTAATTCTTCAGGGACTTCGAAAGCCTGCTAATGATTTATCCAGAGGTTGCAGCACAAATGATATTGTTAATATGTCTGCTATTACAGCCATACAAGCTCACTCTGCATAG
- the rpmF gene encoding 50S ribosomal protein L32, which produces MALPKRKFSKSRRDKKRTHKKLSLPAMATCSHCSQVKSPHRVCPHCGYYNGKKIIEMKKAS; this is translated from the coding sequence GTGGCACTTCCAAAAAGGAAATTTTCAAAATCGAGACGGGATAAAAAACGCACGCATAAAAAGTTATCATTACCTGCAATGGCTACATGTTCACATTGTAGTCAGGTCAAATCTCCACACAGAGTTTGTCCTCATTGTGGGTACTATAATGGTAAAAAAATAATTGAAATGAAGAAGGCTTCATAA
- the plsX gene encoding phosphate acyltransferase PlsX: MKIAVDVMGSDKGPSVVIQGALDAAKKQTFDLVLVGDEKIIKRELIQHGYTGSNIQIKHASEIIAMHEPPSQAIRRKKDSSMIKAVVLVKNKEADAVVSAGNTGAYMASATIYIRTIESIERPAIAILMPTLSEASLLLDVGANVDCSPLNLYQFAIMGNEYSKYILKKGTPKVGLLNIGEEEHKGNDLTKKAYEELKKAPINFVGNVEGRDIFNGKVDVIVCDGFIGNIILKAAEGLGENIYLKLRNELKSNFLSKIGAMLSRGAYKNFKKSLNYAEYGGAPFLGINGVCIKAHGNSSSLAIKNSILVAEKFVNNRVNEHIKERLKN, translated from the coding sequence ATGAAAATAGCAGTAGATGTTATGGGCTCTGATAAAGGGCCTTCTGTCGTTATACAAGGAGCGTTAGATGCTGCTAAAAAACAGACCTTTGACCTTGTGCTAGTTGGTGACGAGAAAATAATAAAAAGAGAGTTAATACAACATGGATATACGGGTTCTAATATCCAGATCAAACATGCGTCTGAAATCATAGCCATGCATGAACCTCCTTCTCAAGCTATTAGGCGAAAAAAAGATTCATCTATGATCAAAGCTGTAGTCTTGGTTAAAAATAAAGAGGCAGATGCTGTAGTATCAGCTGGCAATACAGGAGCATACATGGCATCCGCTACAATCTACATAAGGACAATAGAAAGTATAGAGCGCCCGGCAATCGCTATCTTGATGCCTACTCTAAGTGAAGCTTCCCTACTGCTTGATGTAGGCGCAAATGTGGACTGTAGCCCTTTGAATCTTTACCAATTTGCAATAATGGGAAATGAATACAGCAAGTATATCTTGAAAAAAGGAACTCCAAAAGTAGGTCTTTTAAACATTGGAGAGGAGGAACATAAAGGAAATGACTTAACAAAAAAAGCATATGAAGAACTAAAAAAAGCGCCAATTAACTTTGTTGGCAATGTAGAGGGAAGAGATATTTTTAATGGTAAAGTGGATGTTATTGTTTGTGATGGTTTTATTGGCAATATAATCCTTAAGGCTGCTGAAGGACTGGGAGAAAATATATATCTTAAACTACGCAATGAGCTGAAAAGTAATTTTCTCTCCAAAATTGGAGCTATGTTGAGTAGAGGAGCTTATAAGAATTTCAAAAAAAGTCTGAACTATGCGGAATATGGCGGCGCGCCTTTCCTTGGAATTAACGGTGTATGTATAAAAGCACATGGTAACTCCTCTTCTCTGGCCATCAAAAACAGCATTTTGGTAGCTGAAAAATTCGTAAACAACCGTGTTAATGAACATATAAAAGAGAGGTTAAAGAACTAA
- a CDS encoding beta-ketoacyl-ACP synthase III, which produces MENIKAGILGTGFYVPEKILTNADLEKMVDTSDEWITTRTGIKERHIIDDKHTTSDLAMFASQETLKNAGVDVKQIDCIIVATITPDMPFPSTACILQDKIGAKTVCAFDVNAACCGFIYALTMAKNFVENNTFTKVLVVAADTLSRITDWTDRTTCVLFGDGAGAAVIGRAIDNKRVILDSYLGADGSAWDLLNMPGGGAQFPATHKTIDERLHFLKMSGNSVFKLAVRAMTNAAETVLAKCKLKNEDIDIVIPHQANLRIINALARKLNTPLEKVWINVTRYGNVSGASVPIAMAEAAASGKLKDGQIILLDAFGAGLTWASAVIRW; this is translated from the coding sequence ATGGAGAATATTAAAGCAGGTATTTTAGGAACTGGTTTTTATGTGCCAGAAAAAATTCTTACGAATGCAGACCTTGAAAAAATGGTAGATACATCTGACGAATGGATTACAACAAGAACAGGGATAAAAGAAAGACATATAATTGATGATAAACACACTACCTCTGATTTGGCTATGTTTGCTTCTCAGGAAACTCTTAAAAATGCCGGCGTAGATGTCAAACAAATAGATTGTATTATTGTTGCCACTATAACCCCTGATATGCCATTCCCTTCCACTGCATGCATTCTTCAGGATAAAATAGGAGCTAAAACTGTGTGCGCATTTGATGTGAATGCAGCATGCTGCGGTTTTATTTATGCCTTAACAATGGCAAAAAATTTCGTTGAAAATAATACATTTACAAAAGTTTTAGTTGTCGCAGCAGACACACTTTCTAGAATCACAGATTGGACAGATCGTACAACCTGTGTGTTATTTGGAGACGGGGCAGGTGCTGCTGTTATTGGACGTGCTATAGATAACAAAAGAGTTATTCTGGACTCATACCTCGGAGCGGATGGTTCAGCCTGGGATTTATTGAATATGCCCGGTGGAGGTGCACAATTTCCCGCAACACATAAAACGATAGATGAAAGACTGCATTTTCTAAAAATGAGCGGAAATTCTGTTTTTAAACTTGCTGTTAGGGCAATGACAAATGCTGCAGAAACAGTACTTGCTAAATGCAAGCTAAAAAATGAAGACATAGATATTGTTATTCCCCATCAGGCGAACTTGAGAATTATAAACGCTCTAGCACGCAAACTCAACACTCCTCTGGAAAAAGTATGGATAAATGTTACAAGATATGGAAACGTCTCAGGCGCTTCTGTACCAATAGCAATGGCTGAAGCAGCTGCTTCGGGAAAATTAAAAGATGGACAGATAATACTTCTGGATGCTTTCGGCGCTGGTCTTACATGGGCATCAGCTGTTATAAGGTGGTAG
- the fabD gene encoding ACP S-malonyltransferase, translating to MKKIAYVFPGQGSQYVGMAKDFYHDYSCAKDIFQCANKILKYDIAKLCFEGPIEILSATENCQPAILTASIACLVVLDELLKRESVSSVAGHSLGEYSALVAANALDLESALLLVKKRGLFIQESSQQYPGTMAAIIGLDVKQVKNICKISYKYGIVQIANYNCPGQIVISGEHKAVDKAIEEAISTGARKTIKLAVSGPFHSCLMQSAEEKLYDELQNYDVKNANIPIYANVSAKPITQPSDIKEALTKQITGSVLWEDSIKNMISAGISTFIEVGPKRVLSGLISRIDKNIQVINLNDEQSLDKTKTILNSMT from the coding sequence ATGAAGAAAATCGCATATGTATTTCCTGGACAAGGTTCCCAATATGTTGGAATGGCAAAAGACTTCTACCATGATTATTCGTGTGCTAAAGATATTTTTCAATGCGCAAATAAAATTCTCAAATATGATATTGCAAAATTATGTTTTGAAGGCCCTATAGAAATTCTGAGCGCTACAGAGAATTGTCAACCAGCAATACTTACAGCGAGTATTGCCTGTTTGGTTGTGCTTGATGAACTTCTTAAAAGAGAATCTGTTTCTTCTGTTGCAGGCCACAGTTTGGGGGAATACTCTGCTTTGGTAGCCGCAAACGCATTGGATCTGGAATCCGCATTACTGCTTGTCAAAAAGAGAGGGCTTTTTATACAGGAATCATCTCAGCAATATCCGGGAACAATGGCAGCGATTATCGGATTAGATGTAAAACAAGTAAAAAATATTTGCAAGATCTCCTATAAATATGGAATTGTACAGATTGCCAATTACAATTGTCCAGGACAAATTGTCATATCAGGTGAACATAAAGCTGTTGATAAAGCAATAGAGGAAGCCATTTCTACAGGAGCTCGAAAAACAATCAAACTAGCGGTGAGCGGTCCATTTCATTCCTGTCTAATGCAATCCGCAGAGGAAAAATTATATGATGAACTGCAAAATTACGACGTTAAAAATGCAAATATTCCCATATATGCAAATGTTTCCGCAAAACCGATAACACAGCCCTCTGATATAAAAGAGGCATTGACTAAACAGATAACAGGTTCTGTACTATGGGAAGACTCAATTAAAAACATGATATCAGCAGGAATTAGTACATTTATCGAAGTAGGACCAAAGAGAGTATTATCAGGACTTATCTCAAGAATTGATAAGAACATCCAGGTTATTAATCTAAACGACGAACAAAGTCTGGATAAGACAAAAACCATTCTAAATAGTATGACGTGA
- the rplI gene encoding 50S ribosomal protein L9, which produces MKVVLKQDIDKLGSTGDIVKVADGYGRNYLLPHGLALKATPGAEKVAEHIKKAKGRKIREEKAGFEEIAKKLSSLSLTIPVQVGEDEKMYGSVTSIDIANMLKQEGIEIDKKNISLKDPIKKLGIFNIQIKLHPEVTAEVKTWVVKA; this is translated from the coding sequence ATGAAGGTTGTTTTAAAACAAGATATTGACAAGCTAGGAAGCACAGGGGATATAGTGAAAGTAGCAGACGGCTATGGCAGAAACTATCTATTACCACACGGATTAGCTCTTAAAGCAACTCCAGGTGCTGAGAAAGTTGCAGAACATATCAAAAAAGCTAAAGGCAGAAAAATACGGGAGGAAAAAGCAGGATTTGAAGAGATAGCAAAAAAACTTTCTAGTTTATCTTTAACAATTCCTGTTCAAGTTGGAGAAGATGAAAAAATGTATGGCTCTGTCACTTCTATTGATATTGCAAACATGCTAAAGCAAGAAGGAATAGAAATTGATAAGAAGAATATCTCATTAAAAGATCCAATTAAAAAGCTAGGTATCTTCAATATTCAGATCAAACTTCATCCAGAAGTAACAGCAGAAGTGAAAACGTGGGTAGTAAAGGCATAA